The following are from one region of the [Chlorobium] sp. 445 genome:
- a CDS encoding 5'-nucleotidase, lipoprotein e(P4) family, translating to MNKLTFGVLLLLGIGVFLFVFNYAREQAPSEPVPRATIPLRKVVQPAEKTSSLMTHAILATLWMQHSGEAMALCYQAYSLAKLRLDEILKAKAAPKSKPKAIVVDVDETVLDNSLHQGKLIKNDTTHPAYWDEWCSLALAKPVPGAAEFLNYAKSKNVEVFYITNRGENLREATLRNFRSAGFPYADSAHLLMRQDVPGKEARRQLVAQKFDIVLLCGDNLNDFSEVFERKSESERNDEVERLKSEFGKRFIVLPNPIYGDWENAIVGYDKLPDSVRIKKRLNAVLSY from the coding sequence ATGAATAAACTTACCTTTGGTGTCTTATTGCTTTTGGGCATTGGGGTATTCCTCTTTGTCTTCAACTATGCACGAGAACAAGCCCCAAGTGAACCCGTGCCCCGAGCGACAATTCCACTGCGCAAGGTGGTGCAACCCGCCGAAAAGACATCGAGCTTAATGACGCATGCAATTTTGGCAACGCTCTGGATGCAACACTCCGGCGAAGCCATGGCACTGTGTTATCAAGCCTATTCACTAGCAAAACTGCGCTTGGATGAAATTCTTAAAGCGAAAGCTGCACCAAAATCCAAGCCCAAGGCAATTGTAGTTGATGTAGATGAAACTGTGCTGGATAACTCGCTGCATCAAGGTAAGCTCATCAAGAATGATACTACGCACCCTGCATATTGGGATGAGTGGTGCTCCTTGGCGCTGGCAAAGCCTGTGCCCGGTGCAGCAGAATTCTTGAATTATGCAAAGTCGAAAAATGTGGAAGTCTTCTACATCACCAACCGTGGTGAAAATCTACGTGAGGCTACTTTGCGCAATTTTAGATCAGCAGGCTTCCCGTATGCAGATAGTGCACACCTCTTGATGCGACAAGATGTGCCAGGTAAAGAAGCACGGCGGCAACTTGTCGCTCAAAAGTTTGACATTGTGCTGCTTTGCGGCGATAACCTCAACGACTTCTCTGAAGTCTTCGAGCGTAAGTCCGAATCCGAACGAAACGATGAAGTCGAGCGCCTCAAATCAGAGTTCGGCAAGCGTTTTATCGTGTTGCCAAACCCAATATACGGCGACTGGGAAAATGCAATTGTTGGCTACGACAAACTACCTGACTCTGTGCGCATAAAAAAACGACTGAATGCAGTGTTATCGTATTAA
- a CDS encoding redox-regulated ATPase YchF, protein MSLRAGILGLPNVGKSTLFNAITAQQVDAQNYPFCTIEPNVGTVAVPDKRLQDLAKIVRTSKIVSATLEIVDIAGLVRGASKGEGLGNKFLSHIREVDALIHVVRCFDDPNIVHVDGSVNPVRDIETIETELILADLESLEKRLPKLEKEAKKDAKLEVQLNLMKKVVAVLSDGKPARLAAESTEEKSLLKSFFLLTSKPVLYVANVNETDVLTGNAYTKQVEGIAAKEDAKVIVVCAKLESEIALLSDEEKPEFLASLGLEMSGLDKIIRATYDLLGLQTYFTAGEKEVHAWTIRKGAKAPEAAGVIHSDFEKGFIRAEVMKYDDLVRLGSEQKVREAGKLAIEGKDYIVQDGDIMFFRFNV, encoded by the coding sequence ATGTCGCTTCGAGCAGGAATTTTAGGGCTTCCAAATGTTGGCAAGTCCACGCTGTTTAACGCTATTACGGCGCAGCAAGTCGATGCGCAGAATTATCCATTTTGCACAATTGAGCCGAATGTCGGCACTGTTGCTGTGCCTGACAAGCGATTGCAAGACCTTGCTAAGATTGTACGGACGAGCAAGATTGTCTCTGCTACGCTGGAAATTGTAGATATTGCAGGACTTGTGCGTGGGGCTTCAAAAGGTGAGGGCTTAGGCAATAAGTTTCTTTCGCATATTCGTGAAGTTGATGCGCTTATTCATGTAGTTCGCTGCTTTGATGATCCGAACATCGTTCATGTCGATGGCTCTGTCAATCCCGTGCGCGATATTGAAACCATTGAAACTGAACTCATTCTTGCCGATTTGGAATCGCTGGAAAAACGCCTGCCCAAGCTCGAAAAGGAAGCAAAGAAAGACGCTAAACTTGAAGTGCAACTAAATTTGATGAAAAAGGTTGTAGCGGTTTTGAGCGATGGCAAACCTGCACGACTTGCTGCAGAGAGCACAGAGGAAAAATCGCTGCTCAAGTCCTTCTTTTTGCTTACTTCAAAGCCTGTGCTGTATGTTGCTAATGTGAATGAAACCGACGTGCTCACAGGTAATGCTTACACAAAGCAAGTCGAGGGTATTGCTGCTAAAGAAGATGCTAAGGTGATTGTTGTTTGTGCGAAACTCGAGTCAGAAATTGCCCTGCTCTCTGACGAAGAAAAGCCAGAGTTTTTAGCATCGCTGGGTCTTGAGATGTCAGGCTTAGACAAAATTATTCGAGCCACATACGACCTTTTGGGTTTGCAGACTTATTTCACAGCGGGCGAAAAAGAAGTGCATGCATGGACTATTCGCAAAGGGGCTAAGGCGCCCGAAGCGGCTGGCGTTATTCACTCCGATTTTGAGAAGGGTTTCATTCGCGCTGAAGTCATGAAGTATGACGATCTTGTGCGTCTTGGTTCCGAGCAAAAGGTCAGAGAAGCAGGCAAACTTGCAATTGAAGGCAAGGACTACATCGTTCAAGATGGCGACATTATGTTTTTCCGCTTCAATGTGTAG
- a CDS encoding uracil-DNA glycosylase, with protein sequence MSQEDLFGNLITTSTAQPADELQRYKTLTELYTATKDCQKCRLSATRKHYVFGEGNEHAKVMLIGEAPGADEDETGRPFVGRSGELLNKILAAIKFTREEVYIANIIKSRPPNNRSPEPDEIQACLPYLIRQIELIRPKIILALGKVAANTLLGNSQAMNTMRGKVHTWRNIDVIVTYHPAALLRNPNWKRLCWEDVQLLRRLYDEKYAEPTR encoded by the coding sequence ATGAGTCAAGAAGATTTGTTTGGTAACCTTATTACCACAAGCACAGCGCAACCTGCTGATGAATTGCAGCGATACAAGACGCTTACAGAACTTTATACTGCCACAAAAGATTGTCAGAAATGCCGACTTAGTGCCACACGAAAGCATTATGTCTTCGGTGAAGGCAATGAACATGCCAAAGTGATGCTTATTGGTGAAGCCCCCGGCGCCGATGAAGATGAAACAGGTAGGCCGTTCGTTGGTCGTTCAGGAGAGTTACTTAATAAGATTCTTGCGGCTATCAAGTTTACAAGAGAAGAAGTCTATATTGCTAACATCATCAAGTCACGTCCGCCCAACAATCGCAGCCCTGAGCCGGATGAAATCCAAGCCTGTTTGCCCTATCTCATTCGGCAAATCGAGCTAATTCGACCAAAGATTATTTTAGCCTTAGGCAAGGTGGCTGCCAATACGCTGCTGGGTAATTCGCAAGCCATGAACACGATGCGCGGCAAGGTGCACACTTGGCGCAACATCGATGTCATTGTAACCTATCATCCTGCAGCACTGTTGCGCAATCCAAATTGGAAACGACTTTGTTGGGAAGATGTTCAGCTGCTGCGGCGTCTTTACGATGAAAAGTATGCTGAACCAACACGGTAA
- the dnaB gene encoding replicative DNA helicase produces MSGGGFIDRSQETSGTYPLEKLLKSRKPFKEGVDFAKEGRMPPSAVDVEQEVLGCILLDGPSIEEVIKIFGSDAEKVFYEPKHSIIFKAMCRLYNRRDPIDIVSVSDELKRHEELDKVGGYYAIAQLSNKVATAANVSYYAKLVKEKYLYRRLIALSTNIISAAYDQSLEVFDLIEQAAQEIFRISQTGIKKDALLIKDLLKQATKVIEELQARKSAVTGVPSGFADLDRLTAGFQKSDMIIIAARPSTGKTALALSFARHAAVEARVPVLFFSLEMAELQLAQRMLCAEAMVDSNLVRTGRISSQDMVNIMARMDKLAQAPIFIDDTPGISIIELSAKARRMKQEHNIGMVIIDYLQLITPVKDGKSNREQEIAQISRSLKSLAKELNIPIVSLAQLNRSIEQRGADRKPQLSDLRESGSIEQDADVVIFLSRPELYGVQNFPDGLSTKDIIVVDIGKQRNGPIGEVRLKFLKQFGKFESLSSVYTAADFSVHDELHSQQAAERLERDALPPKPPETLNPDDAPF; encoded by the coding sequence ATGTCAGGAGGAGGATTCATCGACCGTAGCCAAGAAACCAGCGGCACCTATCCGTTGGAAAAATTGCTCAAATCACGCAAACCGTTTAAAGAAGGCGTTGATTTTGCAAAAGAAGGACGCATGCCGCCGAGCGCAGTTGATGTCGAGCAAGAAGTCTTGGGGTGCATTTTGCTTGACGGTCCTTCTATTGAAGAAGTTATCAAAATCTTCGGCTCTGATGCTGAAAAAGTCTTCTATGAGCCGAAGCACAGCATCATTTTCAAAGCAATGTGTCGGCTCTATAACCGACGCGATCCGATCGATATTGTCTCGGTCTCTGATGAACTCAAACGCCACGAAGAGCTCGATAAGGTTGGTGGATACTACGCTATTGCGCAGCTCTCAAACAAAGTTGCCACAGCGGCTAATGTCAGCTACTACGCCAAACTGGTTAAAGAAAAGTATCTTTATCGGCGTCTGATTGCACTTTCTACGAACATTATTTCGGCTGCCTATGATCAATCGCTTGAAGTCTTTGACCTCATCGAGCAGGCAGCACAAGAGATTTTCAGAATTTCACAGACTGGCATCAAGAAAGATGCGCTGCTCATTAAAGATCTCTTGAAGCAAGCCACCAAAGTCATTGAAGAATTGCAAGCGCGCAAGAGTGCAGTTACTGGCGTGCCTTCTGGCTTTGCGGATTTGGATAGGCTCACTGCGGGATTTCAAAAGTCGGACATGATTATCATTGCAGCGCGCCCTTCGACTGGGAAAACTGCCCTTGCTCTTTCTTTTGCCCGTCACGCGGCTGTTGAAGCTCGAGTACCCGTGCTCTTTTTCAGTCTTGAAATGGCAGAATTACAACTGGCGCAGCGTATGCTCTGTGCCGAAGCTATGGTGGACTCTAACCTTGTTAGAACGGGACGTATCTCTTCACAAGATATGGTCAATATCATGGCGAGAATGGATAAACTTGCCCAAGCTCCAATTTTTATTGACGATACGCCTGGCATCTCTATCATTGAACTTAGTGCCAAAGCTCGGCGCATGAAGCAAGAGCATAATATCGGAATGGTGATTATTGACTACTTGCAGCTTATTACGCCTGTCAAAGATGGCAAGTCGAATCGTGAGCAAGAAATTGCGCAAATTTCACGCTCACTTAAAAGTTTGGCTAAAGAACTTAACATTCCCATTGTGTCTCTTGCGCAGCTTAACCGCTCGATTGAACAGCGTGGGGCTGACCGCAAGCCTCAACTTTCTGACCTGCGCGAATCTGGCTCAATTGAACAAGATGCCGATGTCGTAATCTTCCTGTCTCGTCCTGAACTCTATGGCGTGCAAAATTTTCCAGACGGACTTTCCACCAAAGACATTATTGTTGTTGATATTGGCAAGCAGCGCAATGGTCCGATTGGTGAAGTGCGTCTGAAATTTCTCAAACAGTTTGGCAAGTTTGAATCACTCTCCAGTGTCTATACCGCAGCAGATTTTTCCGTTCATGATGAACTGCACTCTCAGCAAGCGGCTGAAAGACTGGAGCGCGATGCTCTGCCACCTAAACCGCCAGAGACGCTTAACCCTGACGATGCACCGTTCTAA
- a CDS encoding diacylglyceryl transferase: MSFPVWIEIFGLKLHPHLIFEALAYSLGFQTYLQLRKRWSLPLKLSLEQNLQLLAGCLFGAWTGSKLLELLNAPQFYWANRQNLALLISGKTIVGGFLGGWAGVELVKKSLGISVATGDLYVFPILIGIVIGRIGCFLTGLEDGTCGLDTTLPFGIDFGDGITRHPTQLYEIAFALALGAFFLWHIQKPYPNGWRFRVLMCSYFSFRFIIEFLKPRPETYLGLNAIQVASLAGALYSAFLLLKLKASTLPNPV, encoded by the coding sequence ATGTCTTTCCCTGTTTGGATAGAAATTTTTGGGCTTAAACTTCATCCACATCTTATCTTTGAAGCGCTGGCGTACTCGCTTGGCTTTCAAACTTATTTGCAACTGCGCAAACGCTGGTCCTTGCCTCTTAAGCTCTCGCTCGAGCAAAATTTGCAACTTCTCGCTGGCTGTCTCTTTGGCGCATGGACTGGCTCAAAACTGCTTGAACTTCTCAATGCCCCACAATTCTATTGGGCGAACCGCCAAAATCTTGCTTTGTTAATTTCAGGTAAAACCATCGTCGGCGGGTTCTTAGGGGGCTGGGCAGGCGTAGAACTTGTCAAAAAATCGCTGGGAATTTCTGTTGCAACCGGCGACCTTTACGTCTTTCCCATCTTGATTGGTATCGTTATCGGTCGCATCGGCTGCTTTCTGACGGGACTTGAAGATGGCACATGCGGTCTTGACACTACCTTACCCTTCGGCATAGACTTCGGCGATGGCATCACACGACACCCGACACAACTCTACGAAATTGCCTTTGCACTTGCCCTTGGTGCATTTTTTCTCTGGCATATTCAGAAACCTTACCCCAATGGCTGGCGCTTTCGTGTCTTGATGTGCAGTTACTTTTCCTTTCGCTTCATTATCGAATTTCTTAAGCCACGTCCTGAAACATATCTTGGGCTTAATGCCATTCAAGTCGCCTCGTTGGCAGGCGCTCTTTATTCCGCCTTTTTGCTTCTGAAACTCAAAGCCAGTACCTTGCCGAACCCTGTTTGA